In Geotrypetes seraphini chromosome 4, aGeoSer1.1, whole genome shotgun sequence, a single window of DNA contains:
- the LOC117359709 gene encoding beta-1,3-galactosyltransferase 5-like translates to MTTLAGRPLASINGNVTSRRQQQQCGQLSSKKKARLNIRITGIFTVVLLLACLCLLIELNFIDLCIFCYKSKVPSFYNRSNNFLLLPDVDCQAIPPFLVILVTTEYWQLEARTAIRQTWGKERIIGDKRVVSFFLLGTQVKQDKNAESSIISESLKYKDIIQRNFTDTYSNLTLKILMAIDWVHHFCPQSTFVMKTDSDMFINTFYLTELLVRKNRTTNFFTGFIKPEDSPIRDRFNKWYASKTEYPGERYPPFCSGTGYVFSIDVATQIHNISPPISYLKLEDVYIGICLKFLQIQLEELHTKQAFFPVKVKFSICRFKKIVTCHHVQPYELLIYWNALLSSTDKECLGDEYNE, encoded by the exons ATGACAACACTGGCCGGCCGCCCCCTGGCATCGATAAACGGCAACGTGACCTCCCGCCGGCAACAACAGCAATGCGGCCAGCTCAGCTCcaagaag AAGGCTCGGCTTAATATTAGAATTACAGGCATCTTCACGGTGGTACTGCTCCTTGCTTGTCTCTGCTTACTTATTGAACTGAATTTTATTGACTTATGCATATTCTGCTACAAGTCAAAAGTACCATCCTTCTACAATAGGAGTAACAACTTCTTGCTCTTACCGGACGTTGATTGCCAGGCGATTCCCCCATTCTTGGTTATTCTCGTCACTACAGAATATTGGCAGCTGGAAGCAAGGACAGCAATCCGCCAGActtgggggaaagagagaataaTAGGTGACAAGCGGGTGGTGTCCTTTTTTCTCCTGGGGACCCAGGTGAAACAGGACAAGAACGCAGAATCCAGCATTATTAGTGAAAGCTTGAAGTATAAGGATATAATCCAGAGAAATTTCACAGACACCTACTCCAACCTGACTTTGAAGATTTTGATGGCAATAGACTGGGTTCACCATTTCTGCCCACAGTCCACATTTGTGATGAAGACAGATAGTGATATGTTTATCAATACATTCTACCTCACAGAATTGCTTGTAAGGAAGAACAGAACCACTAATTTTTTCACTGGCTTCATCAAACCTGAGGATTCTCCCATACGAGACAGGTTTAACAAGTGGTATGCAAGCAAGACTGAGTATCCAGGAGAGAGGTATCCTCCTTTCTGCTCTGGCACGGGTTATGTTTTTTCTATTGATGTTGCCACTCAGATCCATAACATTTCACCCCCTATCTCTTATTTAAAGCTGGAGGACGTATATATAGGGATATGCCTGAAATTTCTGCAAATACAATTAGAGGAGCTTCACACCAAACAGGCTTTTTTCCCTGTAAAAGTGAAATTCTCTATCTGTCGCTTTAAAAAGATTGTGACATGTCATCATGTCCAGCCCTATGAATTGTTAATATACTGGAATGCCTTACTGAGTTCAACAGATAAAGAATGTTTAGGAGATGAATACAATGAATGA